From the Eptesicus fuscus isolate TK198812 chromosome 19, DD_ASM_mEF_20220401, whole genome shotgun sequence genome, the window ggtgagcaggcgctGGCACGCCGTGGGcatgcccacccctcccctccccccagcgctGCACCCACCTGGATGAGTTTCTCACAAGCCCCCCGCACATCAGACTCAGGCTCCCAGCCGTGCAGCTCTCGGAGAATCGGGTAGGCTCCCTGGTCCCTCACCTGCCGCCGCCCAGGTGCTGTGGCCGTCAGCTGAGAGAGAGCAGACATTAGCCAGATGTCAGTGTACgtgttggggggcggggttcCCGCGGCGGGACCCCTGCTCACCAGCATGATGGCCTCAATGAGCATCTTCCGGATGTCAGCGTCAGGCTCCCGCTGCTTGTCTGGCGGCAGGTACTGCAGGTCCACGGGCAGGCCTAGGGGTGAAGGTGCGAGTCCCTGGGTCGCGGTGCTGGGCCACCAGGCCAGACCCCCCCCTTTGTCAGCCCCATCTGTGCTCAGCCACTCGCGCTAGGAGGTTTCAGAAGGGGCCCTGATGGGGAcaattcctccccctcccactactgtcctcccctcctgccaAGCCTGAGGCTCCACCTAAGCCACTCACGCTCCATCTCCTCCTCGGAGAAGTCCTCAGGCCCGGCCAGGGGCAGTAGCAAGAAGGGGAGAATGTCCACCTCGGGCCCCAGCAACCATTCGTGGTGTCCTGGAGGGGGTAAgagacagggatgggggccaCTCCAGTCTAGAGGGGCCCTAGAATTCAGTCTCCCCCTCCATTGCCTCCCACcgcaatgccccccccccccaccctgccgccACCACTCACGGTGCTCGAAGCAGCAGTTTCGCAGCGTCCCCACGACCCCGCCCCTGCGCACTGTGGAGTCTGGGTACTGGGtgaggggcagcagccgctgGACCACGCACCTGAAGGGAGGGGCCACTCAGTGCTGCCCCTGCtcactccccgcctccccgcgggCCTCATGGGGCTCACCTGTCCGGGTCCagcaggaaggccctggccgcGGGACGCTGGCTGAGGTTGGAGAGCACTGGCCCCAGGTAATGCAGGGGCGCGCGGGCGTTGTAGCCGGGCGTGCACAGCGCGCGCACCAGCCGCTCCAGGCCGGCCTCCCCGGGCTCCGCGGCCGTCAGCGCCTCCATCAGCGAGGCACACGGCGCCGGCTCGCGGCTGAGGTTGGCCAGCACGGCGGCCGCCTCCTCCGCCCAGGGCCACTGCGGGTCCAACGCGCGGCCGAGCAAGCGGGCGGGCAGCCCGGGCGCAGCCGCCAGCAGCGACTCGTGGAGGCTGGGGTCGGCGGCCAGGTTGACGAGGGCGCGGGCGGCGtcgcgggccggggccggggcgggtgCCGCCGCCAACTCCACCAGCGCCCGCAGGAGCGCCGCCTGCCCAGCCAGCAGCGTCCGGCCCGGCCCCGAGCCCGTCAGCGCCAGCACGTGCCGCGCCGCCGCCTCCTGCAAGTCCGCCCGCGCGCCGGGCGCCAGGAAGGGCAGGAGCTcggccgcctccgcctccgcctccggaGTCAGCGACCCCGCGGTGCCAACGCCGCCGGCCCGCGAGACCGCGTCCGCCGCAGCCTCCCCCGAGCCTCCCCGCATCTCGCGATCGCCCGGGAAGCTCAGCCCGGGTCtgtgcgccccgccccgcccctgggtcCACGGCTCCGCCCACCAGGAACACGGAAGCCCTGGAGACCAATCCGAGGCCGAGGACTCTGTGAAAAGGGCGGGGCCAGCGTGTGGGGCGGGGCTACGCCGAGGCGCGGAGCATTGTGGGACTGGGTGCCGGCCGGAAGCGGCCAGCTGGGTGGGAGGACGGGGCCTTGGGGCTCCTTTAGGCACAGACATTGGGGCTCCTCTATGGCACCTTCCCCTGGGTGAGCCGCCAGCCCCTGGTGGCTGACATCACATGCCTCTCCCATCTTGGACTGGGCAGAGGCCCATCTTCGCTGGAAGAGACGATCAATGACATCAGCTTGCCTTGCATTCCTAGCCTAACCCCGTTTTgttcatatgttttcatttttatatattatatatttaaaatatactttttattgattctagggaggaagggagagggacagagagagaaatatcaatgaggagagagactcatggattggctgcctcctgcacgccccctactggggatcgggccgcCTGCgtccttgcctggaatcgaaccccaacccttcg encodes:
- the HGH1 gene encoding protein HGH1 homolog, with protein sequence MRGGSGEAAADAVSRAGGVGTAGSLTPEAEAEAAELLPFLAPGARADLQEAAARHVLALTGSGPGRTLLAGQAALLRALVELAAAPAPAPARDAARALVNLAADPSLHESLLAAAPGLPARLLGRALDPQWPWAEEAAAVLANLSREPAPCASLMEALTAAEPGEAGLERLVRALCTPGYNARAPLHYLGPVLSNLSQRPAARAFLLDPDRCVVQRLLPLTQYPDSTVRRGGVVGTLRNCCFEHRHHEWLLGPEVDILPFLLLPLAGPEDFSEEEMERLPVDLQYLPPDKQREPDADIRKMLIEAIMLLTATAPGRRQVRDQGAYPILRELHGWEPESDVRGACEKLIQVLIGDEPERGMENLLEVQVPEDVERQLQELDRREREQREREQREQELSPEPHAEGAAPT